One genomic segment of Drosophila melanogaster chromosome 3L includes these proteins:
- the ND-B14.5AL gene encoding NADH dehydrogenase (ubiquinone) B14.5 A subunit-like, producing the protein MPPKPKHRDVAGFLSRVRNFLLGRTHKTAHRFADMVSPRTQPPPNIPSGPTQSLFANYYYTRDPRRLVKPFVDVVQEHKKMLTAKVKEEEAAKKAQAKSGDAPKDGSPIPPVGPKTTDTNECDEGNSGAKKLPTPGKVHSWEGPH; encoded by the coding sequence ATGCCTCCGAAACCCAAGCATCGCGACGTAGCCGGCTTTCTCAGCCGGGTGCGCAACTTCCTGCTGGGCCGCACCCACAAGACGGCCCATCGCTTCGCGGACATGGTCTCTCCGCGCACTCAGCCGCCCCCAAACATCCCTAGTGGTCCTACCCAGAGTCTGTTCGCCAACTACTACTACACCAGGGATCCTCGGCGCTTGGTGAAGCCCTTCGTCGACGTGGTGCAGGAGCACAAGAAGATGCTCACCGCCAAGGTGAAGGAGGAGGAAGCAGCCAAAAAGGCTCAGGCCAAGTCTGGAGATGCGCCGAAAGATGGTAGCCCCATTCCACCTGTCGGGCCCAAGACTACTGATACAAATGAATGCGATGAAGGCAATTCCGGCGCGAAGAAGCTCCCGACTCCAGGAAAGGTGCATTCTTGGGAGGGGCCACATTAA